TGTGGTAAACGTAGCTGGCGATTAGTGGAACGGCGATTGTTGCTTCGGAAAAGACCATTTGCTCGTAAGTTGTTTCGACTTTGCCCCATGAGCTGGCTTCTTTCAGCGTTGAGCCCGAAAGCCCGCCGTCGCGTTCGTCGGCAACTGTGATTTGAACTGCGTATTTGTGCATTTCCGCTTCAAATCCCAATACTTCGGCTGCGACTACTACGTCTTGGATGAAATTCTTTGGTACACCGCCGCCTATCATGAACAAACTGCTGGTTTTGACTTCAATTTTTGTTTTTGTAAGTTCGAGGAAATCTTTTGCGGAATCAATCGAAACTACTTCATTTCCGCGGAAATATTGATGATGCACCAATCCGAATCCGGCGGATGAATCTGAAAATGCCGGACAGAAAATGGGAACGCCTTTTTCGTAAGCGGTACGAATGATTGAGCCATGCCCTTTGTTGTTGGCAACGAGCCATTTACCCATTTCTACGATAAATTCGCGTGAACTATATGGGCGCGGGGGCAAATTATTGGCGATTTCGGCTATTGTCATATCGCAAACGCGTAAGTCCTCTTCGTCAATATATGTGTCGTAAATGCGGTCAATCATCAAATCTCTTAGGTCGTTGTCGTCCACAAATGGAGTGCCTTGGTAGTGCTTGAATCCGAGTGCTTCCAAAAAGTCTTGGTCAACGATATTTGCTCCTGTGGAAACTATTGCGTCCACCATGTTGTTCTCAAGCAAATCTACTACTACTTTCTTCAGACCTGCACTAACTAATGAGCCGGCTAAAGTCAGATAGTTGCAGCAATTCACATCCGATACTGCCATATCGAAAATCGTTGCGGCACGGTGCAAATTGCGTGATTGAAATGCCATTTTGCCCATTGATTCTACCAATGGAATGGTGTTAATTTTTGTTATGTCAATATGTTCTACCAACATATCAGGATTTAGAAAATCTGTCCTTTCAGCCATGATTCACCTATTTTGATTTATAATATATGGAATGTTTTTTTCGAAATCATAATTGCTTGGAATACTCTTCCAAGAACCTGTTTTCATAAGGCGATAAAGAGTCTTTGCCATGAACGGCAATTTTGTCGAGTATTTCATTGAGTTTTTCTTCGTTTTCGGCAGGGTCATCCGATAGTAACGAATACAATTCAGTTTCTAATTCATCTTCCAAAGTTCTATACTGCTTTTTCAATTTTGTGTTGGAAATCAGTGCCACCGAAAGCTCTTCGGGTCTTGGGACTTTCAAGTCGCTATCATATCTGTCCACACGGCTGCGGCTTCTGTGGTTGCTTGCTAATCTGATTTGCAAATATATCAATGCTCCGAGTGTAATCCCAAAGAGTGCTGATGAAAATTGTGGTATAAATTGTGTATTGATTCCGCCTGTGACGTTGACTATTTTCATCCCGAACCAAAGGAAAATCAGCCCGGCTGTGAATAAAACTGTCGAAAGTGGAGGAAATTTCATAAATTCCACCATTGACTTGGGCTTGAGAAACAGGTACAGAGTAAGCACGAAAAATGCCACTCCTTCCATTCCGGCGATTACCACATCAGTTTTCCAGAAAATCAGTGTCATGGCGCATCCATGCAAAATGGAAAGCAGAAACAGCCATGATGGATAGCGGAATTGGTCAACAATTTCTTCGAGTTTTGGGGAAATGAAGTAGAATGTCATTGCAAAAAGTAGCATCGCCTCTATTGTCCCGGGAGTAAATGGAAACGTGAGCAGCTTCCAAATCATCAAATTGTCCAACACGTCGTTCGGTCGGAGCGAGAGCATATCAGGCAAAATATTTGCGTAGATATAATTTACGAAGTAGATTATCCCTACTATTAGCAGGAAAACCCTCGAGAAAACAATACTATTTTTATTTCTAATCGGCATCTTTTTCTAAAATTTGTATCTCTCTATAGTTATAAACACATAAAGAGTCAAAAAGTCACAAGAATTCTGAATATTTTTTCAGAAAACTTGAAATTTACTTCAAATTATCCAAAACTTCATCAACTTTTTGATTGTTCATGTATTCGTAAAAGTCTTCGTTAACTGCAATCATCGGCGCTCCGCCACATGCACCCATACATTCGACTTCCTCAAGCGAAAACATTCCGTCTTCCGAGCGTTCGTTGTGTTTGAGTCCGAGTTTGTTCGAGGTATAATCGTAAAGTTCCTTACCTTTGAGCAACATACAAGATACGTTGGTGCATACTTGAATATGGTATTTGCCCATGGGTTTTTTGAAATACATTGTATAGAATGTAGCAACACCCTCGACATGAGATGCCGGTAAATCGAGTAAGCCGCCGACGTAGTGCATTACATCTTGCGACAGCCAGCCCCATTTTTTTTGAGCCATCCATAATACGGGCATTAGTGCCGCTTTCTTTTCGGGATATTTCGATATGTGGTGCTGAACTTCTTGTAGTTCTTCTGTAGTAAACTCTATCTGCATTTTTTATCCGTTATTTCAATAAATTTTCAAACTGTTTACAAAAATAAGAATTTATCATAAATCTTTCTACTCTAAAATCATTTATTGGTTCGGTTAATTAACATTTTGACCGAAAGCCAATGTTTCATAGTAATCATGAACTTATGCAAAGCAGATACTCTGATGCGACGTCTGAAGACATCATACTCGGAAAGTTCGATTTTTTCGAGTAATCGATAGTATATTGAATCCATGATTTCAGCGGCGATTATAGTCGGTTTTTCGTCCGGACGCAAGAAAGTACGAGCTTTGTGAAAATATTCCCGAGCTCTGCCTGTTTGGAAACGCATCATCTCGATAAAATTATCATTGTATCGTTCCTCGAAAATGTCACTTTCAGTGATGCCGAATCTGTCAAGGTCTTCTTGCGGCAAATAGATATAGCCTCTGTCTTTGTCATGTTTGACATCGCGGAGTATATTTGTCATTTGCAATGCATAGCCGAGATTAACTGCGTAATTTTTGGTTTCTTCGTATCTGTGCCCAAAGATTTCGATGCTAATTAGTCCGACAATTCCCGCCACGCTATAGCAATAATGCTTTAGCTCGTCGAAGGTTTCGTAACGATTGCGTATCAAATCAGTGCGGACACCGTCAATCAAAGTCAGAAAGTATTGCTTAGGGATGTCGAAACGGTATATTGCCGCTTGGAACGGAAATAGTATCGGTGATAATGTCCTTGTAGCGTAAATTTTTTCGATTTCATTTTCCCACCATGACAATCGGTCAAGTTTCTTTTGGACAGATTTGTTGTTGATGTTTGGAGAGCCGTCAACTATATCGTCAATATAGCTGCAAAAAGCATAAACGGAAGTGATAGCATTGCGCTCTTCTTTGGGCAACAACTTGAAAGAATACAAAAAGTTTGAACGCTCCAGCTTTGGAGGCTCTACATTTTCGTAGTTCGCAAGTTGTATTTGGTCTATCGTTTCCATCTCTTTATAACAAATGATTCCTAATTGCTTTATAAAATATCGTCGGGAAATCTCCCTTATTTATGCTAACACGTTTATGTTTGACATTTATCTCTAATTTTTTCAACTTTTCTAACATTTTTACCCCACTTTCAAAAGTTATTGCAATTTCTAACTTTAATCGTTTTGCAATTAAGCAATTTATTAAGTTTTTTCCAAATGAAAAAAAATTATTTGTAAAATTATAGATTTCTTCCAAACTTTTTTCAAAATTTTTGTCATCTAAATTCTTCGGGAAATCCGAAAAGTCTAAGGAGTACTTGTCGCAAATGTCTTTGGGTATGTATATCCTGCCTTTTGGGACATCTATAGAGATGTCTTGCCAAAAATTGACCAATTGCAACCCCGTACAAATTGCATCCGAATATAGCATTGTTTGTTGGTTATATTCACCAAAGAGTCGCAAAACGAGCTCGCCAATCGGATTTGCAGAATTTGAACAATATGTCAGAGATTCGTGAAATGTAGCCGGTTGGACAAATCGAATATCGGAAATGAAGGCTGCAATCAACTTCTCGAAGGGTGCGATTGGAATATTTTTGGCTTTCATAGTATCGCGAAGTGCCATAGCAATCGGATTTGTCAGATGAGTATCTCCATCTACAGTCAAAATTGCCAGAAATGATTGCAAAGCTTGAACTCTTTGCTCCGTATCCAAAAAAGCAAGTTCATCGGCAATATCGTCGGCTATTCGGGCGAATGAATATACGGAGTAGAAGTATTTGCGTGTTTCTTGAGGGATTAAAACCGAGCCAACGGGGAAATTTTCATAATGAGCCTTAGCGATTTTTTGACAAAACTGATAGGCGTCGTCAATATTGGTGCATGCAAAAGAGCCGCCATCAGGCAGAGTCAGTTCTAAAAGGCTCTTTTTATCGGCTACTATTTTCAAACTTTACTTTGTATTTCATTTCATAATTTTGAATCATCTATTGAATGCATCAATCAAATTATCGAGAATATTCTTCCATTTTTTGCTGTTCATCAGCTTTCGGGCTCCCTTTTCGACTTTTTCTTCGCTCGGGAAAAAGCTATCTACGAAATCAAAAGCCAAGCCTATACCCCAACCCAGAATCGGGAAAATTGACCAGGAAATTCCGGGAGTCATGTAATCAATCCCAACTAAAAATCCATTTACAATGACATACGCAGTGAGATGCTCATAGAACGACGAACGTTTGCGTTTGCGATATATTTCTTTGGCGCTTTCGAATTCGTTGACAGCAACATCTTCAGTCATTGCTTTCCGTACCTGAGCGGGGTCAATGTTTAGTTCTGATGCAATGCGTAATAGCTCGGATTCCGTAATAGAGCCGCTATAGGAAGGCGAAGCATCAATAGCACGCTTCAAAATCCGGTCAACATCTTCCTTACTGTATAATTTTTCACTCATAAACACCTTGCAACAAATGATTTATGCTCAAAAGTAAGAAAATCTTCCGTCGCAAACAAATTGTTTAAATATAGAAATTGTGTTTCCATCGCTAACTCCCTTAATCATATCAAAATTTTATCGAAACCTTTTCGTATTATATACGTATTGAGTAAGGATTAAGTTATAGGAAAAGATGAAATTTTTGTGGGATAAGATAAAAAGAGCAACGGGTGTAATCGTAATGATTGCAGTTTTGTTGATTGCTTATAATACTGCCACAAACGGTCACTACCATATCACCGAGAGCGGTTTCATGCTTTGGCATGCCCACCCTCATTCCGATAGCTCAAATTCTATTCCTATCCAAAATCACGCACATAGTGATTTGGATTTTCTAATGTTGCAAATGCTGACAAATCTGCTTCTTGCGACTTTAGCATTTGTAGTGATTGCTTTGGCAATCAAAGACAGTTTTGTCCGGAATTTGAAAACGTATCAATCCCCGATAATTGATAATTTCCTTGTTTCATTCAAATCTCTACGCGCTCCACCCCTATCATTCCAATATTAAAATTCAGCATCTATTAAGAGCTTTCACCTCGTGATGGCGATGTTTATTCAAACATAGTTCGCTTCTGCTCTAAGAGGCAATTTAAACGGTTTATAGAAAGCCGTAATTATTAATTTATAAATAAAAATCAACCATGAAATATATAATTTATATACTTTTATTATTTGTAGTTTTTTCAAATGAAGCATTTTCGCACAACCACACTATAAGAGGAGTCGTTCGGACTAAGAACGGCGACGGAAACGTAATACCGAGTGCGACGGTTAGAATTGCCAATACTACATTGGGTACCATTGCTAATAGCAGAGGTGAATTTGTGCTGAGAGGAATTCCTGACGGGAAATTCAAAGTCTTGGTTTCGGCAATCGGATATGAACCATTTTCGTATGACATCAATTTCGAGCATACTGACGGCGACGAATTGGAAATTGAAGTCGGAATGGTGGAAACCAATCTCACAACACCGGATTTGGTCGTTACGGCTACTCGCTCCGAAAAAATTTACGAGGACGTACCTGTGAAGGTTTCCGTTCTGTCGAGCAAAGTTCTCGAATCAACTTCATCGGTCAGCTTGCGTGACGGACTTAGCTTCCAACCCGGTTTGCGAATTGAATCTAATTGTCAGAATTGCGGAACGAGCGAAGTGAAAATGAACGGGCTGGGTGGACAGTATTCGCAAATTTTGATTGACAGCCGTCCTGTGTTTTCATCGCTCAATGCTGTTTACGGATTGGAACAAATCCCATCCAATATGATTGACCGCATCGAAATCGTTCGCGGTGGAGGCTCGGCTCTGTATGGTGGTAGTGCTATAGCAGGTGTAATCAATATTATCACTCGCGACCCATATCTCAATTCCTTCGAAGCCGGATTCAATCAATCATTCACAAATAATGAAAAATCGGATAATACAATCAATCTCAATACCTCGGTCATCAACGACAAACAAAATATGGGTGTTTATTTGTTTGGGATGAATCGCACACGCGAAGCATGGGACGCAACCGGCGACGGCATCAGCGATATTCCCGAACTGAAGGTAACTACTTTTGGGGCCCGTGCTTTCTATAAGCCCGATTACCAAAGCCGCATCGGTGTGCAATATCATATAGTTTCCGATAAACGCCGCGGAGGCAATAATTTTGAGCTTCCGTATCATCTATCGGATTTGACTGAAGCAATCAATCACATTACAAACGCCGGACAAATCAGCTACGAGAACTTTTTCGGTAATTATACCAAAATGTCCACTTACGTTTCGATGCAAAGCACTAACCGCGATAATTACTACGGAGCAAATCAAGACCCCAACGGCTATGGCACTACCGATAATTCTACATTCATAACGGGAGTTCAGCTATCGCAAGTTGTTCCATACTTTTTAGGTGCAGAGCATATCATCACCGCCGGGTATGAATTCAAATATGACAATATGAGTGACAAACTGTCGGGCTACAATCTTTATTTAGACCAAATCACTCGCGAGCACGGCTTTTATGTTCAAGATGACATTACTATGACTGACCGCATAAGCCTTGTTTTGGGTACAAGAATTGACCGTCACAACTTTTTAGATAATTTCGTAGTCAGCCCGAGAGCCAGTCTTTTGTACAAACCTTGGAGCACTTTTACCTTGCGTACAAGTTATTCAACAGGATTCAGAGCGCCACAGGCATTCAATGAAGATTTGCATATCAATTTGTTAGCCGGTGATTTGCAAGTTATCCGAATGGCTGATGATTTGAAAACTGAATTTTCGCAAAACGTGAATTTTTCAGCGGATTACTCATTTTCGATTGGCGATGTACCATTTGCAATATCTACGGACTTGTTCTACACACATCTTGATAATGTATTCGTGCTCGAATATGTTGGCTTAACTGAAGATAATTACCTGTTGCTCGAGCGTCGGAATGGCAATGTAGCCGAAGTACAGGGAATAACCTTTGAATTACAAACAAGCATGATGAACAATTTCTCCTTTGTAGCCGGAATGACTTACCAACAAAGCAAATTCGACAAATCCTACGCTTGGTTTGAGGAAGATGATGTAATTCATACTACAGATAAATTACTCAAAAGCCCAAATTTGTACGGTTTCATTTCAGCATCTAAATATTTCGGCAAATCGTGGACGCTTGACATGTCCGCAGTGATTTCCGGACCTATGTTTGTGCCGCATTTTGCAGGTGGCATCACACCGGACGGCTCAATCAATACATTAAACAGATTACGCGAAACACCTGCTTTCGTGGAATTAAACGGCAAAGTCTCATATATTGTGAGTTCTGCACCATTTATCGAAATCGGAATTGGGATGCATAATATTATGAACAGTTTCCAGACCGACAAAGACCGTGGTGTCACTCGTGACCCATATTACATCTATGGTCCGGTTCGCCCAAGAACAACCTATTTCGAGATGAAAACGAAGCTGTAAACGAAAAATATTACTGAAACTAATAAGCCCGATTAAAATGCCGGGCTTATTTTTTTAGTTTTCCACGAATTTCGTCATTTTGTGACAATCACAAGGGCTTAAATAACGTCATTATTGTTTTAATGCGATAAAGTCAGGGAATAAAAATGGATTCGAAAAATGCAGACCGTAAGGTTGTTGTTGAGTTAGAAAGAGTTGTCAAAAAGGCACGAGGCAAGCTCTCGCCCGAAGATGCGGCATCAGAAACGGGCTTTTCGCTCGACCAAATCAACGATGGCGTTTCGCGTTTGATTGAACTTTACGAATCTCGCGTAACTATGGACCGCGAAAGTGGTAGGCTGCAATTCCTTTTCAAATATCCGCTACACAAACGCGGCTCCAAGACTTTCAAAGAAGTCCTAATGTCTGTGCTCGATGTCATTTGGAAAGGCTTTACATTTGTGTATAAAGCATCTGTCGGCGTTATCATGATTCTCTACACAGTTGTTTTTGCCCTTATTTTGCTTGCAATCCTTTTGGCGAGTAGAGGAGATAACAGCCGCGATTCCAAATTTGATTTTGGCGACATAATTGGTGGGATTTTCCGAGGGATTTTCCAGGTCTTTTACTTCATGATGTGGTCGCGGGCTTTAAGCTATCATACCGACCCATATGGCTACAGATACCGCACTTATGAACCCGAAAAAAATAAAGGGAAAAACTTCATTTTCTCGATATTTAGTTTTGTATTCGGTCCCGAGCACCCTGAATACGACCCGCTTGATGATGCCAAAGAAGCCGCTGCATTTATACGCAAAAATAATGGCAAAATTACCGCAGGGCATATCGTGGCTTTGTCAGGTGTGAATTATGAAGTTGCCGAATCTCGTTTGGCAGAATATGCTTCGAGATTCAATGGCGATTTGTATATTGACAACGAAGGCTCGATTGTGGGCGATTTTACCGGAATGATGAATAAAGTCAGCAAGGATTTGGAAGGCGGAAAAATTGTATTTTACGAAGACGAAGTCGAAGCACCTTATGAAGTTACCGGAAATACGAAAGGCAGAAATTTTGCAATTGCTGCAATGAATACATTTAATTTAGTGATGTCAATAATAGTAATAAATATATTTAATTCTGACCAAGAATTCCAATTTTCATACGAGGAGCAATTAGTTACAATTAATTCGCTTAACGAGTATTCGTGGGTCGCTTGGATATTGGGATATTTTCCATTGGTAATTTCGGCATTATTTTTTATTATTCCGGCTGTCCGAGTATTTATTACAAAAGCTAAAAATAGAAAACGTGAATATAATATTTTACGCAAAAAATTAATTGGGGCATTTGTTCGCAATCACGGCAAACAAGCCAAGCTAAGCGATATTCTCAGAAATGCGAATATTTCTGATAATACAGCAATCGATAATGCGAAAAAAGTGCTCGAAAAATTAGTCGTCGAGCTGAAAGGCGAACTCAATTTTAATTCCGAAGGCGAACCCGTTTATTCTTTCCCGAGATTAAACCGCGAACTTCACATCGCCTAACGCCAGTATTCACGGTCGAGACTGCGGTACTGAATTGCTTCGCTGATATGCATTGCTTGAATTGAGTCGCTATCGCTCAAATCGGCGATTGTGCGGCTTACTTTCAGTATTCTGTCGTATGCCCGTGCAGATAAGCCCAATCGAGACATTGCAATCTTGAGCAACTCTGCCGATGCGGAGTCCAAATTGCAGAATTTGCGCAGTTGCTTTGTGCCCATGTCTGCATTTTTGAATATTCCCGTGCCTTTGAATCTGTCAATTTGAATATCGCGGGCTTTAATTACTCGTTCACGAATATTTGCTGAACTTTCGCCCACTCGTTCGGACGACAGCTCTTTATAATTTACGCCCGGAACTTCGACATGAATATCAATTCTGTCCAATAGCGGACCGGAAATCTTTCCCAAATAATTTTTGATTTTCTGCGGAGTGCAAGTGCATTCTTTTGTCGGGTCGCCGAAATTGCCACATGGGCAGGGATTCATCGAACAAATTAGCATGAAATTCGCCGGATAAACGATTGTCATTTTTGTTCGCGAAATGACTATATTTTTCTCCTCAATTGGCTGACGCAGCACTTCAAGCACATTTCGGGCAAATTCCGGCAATTCGTCCATGAACAAAACGCCGTGATGAGCCAATGAAATTTCGCCCGGACGAATCTTATTCATACCACCGCCCACAAGAGCCGCATCGGAAATTGTATGGTGCGGCGAACGGAAGGGACGCATCGTAATCAAGGCGTTTCGGTCGGCTAGCAATCCCGCAACCGAATGAATTTTCGTCGTTTCGAGCGATTCTTCAATCGAGAGTGGCGGCAAAATCGTTGTAATGCGTTTGGCGAGCATCGTTTTGCCCGAGCCCGGAGGTCCAATCATCAGCATATTATGACCACCCGCAGCCGATACTTCGAGCGCCCTCTTGACCGCTTCTTGACCCTTGACGTCGCTCATATTGATGAATTCGTCCGATTTTGCAGTGCTGAACAGTTCGTCAACATTTACTTTCGTGGTTTCAATTTTGATTTCGCCATTCAGGAAATCCACGCATTGGCGCAGATTCTTAACGGCGATGATTTCTAATCCGTCCACCAAAGCGGCTTCAGGAGCATTTTCTTCAGTAATGACAAGCCTCTTGAAGCCTCTTTCGCGAGCTTCGACAGCAATTGACAAAGTCCCGTGAATCGGTCGTAAAGTGCCTTCGAGCGATAATTCACCAAGGAA
The Candidatus Kapaibacterium sp. DNA segment above includes these coding regions:
- a CDS encoding deoxyhypusine synthase, giving the protein MAERTDFLNPDMLVEHIDITKINTIPLVESMGKMAFQSRNLHRAATIFDMAVSDVNCCNYLTLAGSLVSAGLKKVVVDLLENNMVDAIVSTGANIVDQDFLEALGFKHYQGTPFVDDNDLRDLMIDRIYDTYIDEEDLRVCDMTIAEIANNLPPRPYSSREFIVEMGKWLVANNKGHGSIIRTAYEKGVPIFCPAFSDSSAGFGLVHHQYFRGNEVVSIDSAKDFLELTKTKIEVKTSSLFMIGGGVPKNFIQDVVVAAEVLGFEAEMHKYAVQITVADERDGGLSGSTLKEASSWGKVETTYEQMVFSEATIAVPLIASYVYHKGNWRPRTERRFNDMLDK
- a CDS encoding rhomboid family intramembrane serine protease, translating into MPIRNKNSIVFSRVFLLIVGIIYFVNYIYANILPDMLSLRPNDVLDNLMIWKLLTFPFTPGTIEAMLLFAMTFYFISPKLEEIVDQFRYPSWLFLLSILHGCAMTLIFWKTDVVIAGMEGVAFFVLTLYLFLKPKSMVEFMKFPPLSTVLFTAGLIFLWFGMKIVNVTGGINTQFIPQFSSALFGITLGALIYLQIRLASNHRSRSRVDRYDSDLKVPRPEELSVALISNTKLKKQYRTLEDELETELYSLLSDDPAENEEKLNEILDKIAVHGKDSLSPYENRFLEEYSKQL
- the nuoE gene encoding NADH-quinone oxidoreductase subunit NuoE, encoding MQIEFTTEELQEVQHHISKYPEKKAALMPVLWMAQKKWGWLSQDVMHYVGGLLDLPASHVEGVATFYTMYFKKPMGKYHIQVCTNVSCMLLKGKELYDYTSNKLGLKHNERSEDGMFSLEEVECMGACGGAPMIAVNEDFYEYMNNQKVDEVLDNLK
- a CDS encoding squalene/phytoene synthase family protein: METIDQIQLANYENVEPPKLERSNFLYSFKLLPKEERNAITSVYAFCSYIDDIVDGSPNINNKSVQKKLDRLSWWENEIEKIYATRTLSPILFPFQAAIYRFDIPKQYFLTLIDGVRTDLIRNRYETFDELKHYCYSVAGIVGLISIEIFGHRYEETKNYAVNLGYALQMTNILRDVKHDKDRGYIYLPQEDLDRFGITESDIFEERYNDNFIEMMRFQTGRAREYFHKARTFLRPDEKPTIIAAEIMDSIYYRLLEKIELSEYDVFRRRIRVSALHKFMITMKHWLSVKMLINRTNK
- a CDS encoding squalene/phytoene synthase family protein, producing MKIVADKKSLLELTLPDGGSFACTNIDDAYQFCQKIAKAHYENFPVGSVLIPQETRKYFYSVYSFARIADDIADELAFLDTEQRVQALQSFLAILTVDGDTHLTNPIAMALRDTMKAKNIPIAPFEKLIAAFISDIRFVQPATFHESLTYCSNSANPIGELVLRLFGEYNQQTMLYSDAICTGLQLVNFWQDISIDVPKGRIYIPKDICDKYSLDFSDFPKNLDDKNFEKSLEEIYNFTNNFFSFGKNLINCLIAKRLKLEIAITFESGVKMLEKLKKLEINVKHKRVSINKGDFPTIFYKAIRNHLL
- a CDS encoding 2TM domain-containing protein, translating into MSEKLYSKEDVDRILKRAIDASPSYSGSITESELLRIASELNIDPAQVRKAMTEDVAVNEFESAKEIYRKRKRSSFYEHLTAYVIVNGFLVGIDYMTPGISWSIFPILGWGIGLAFDFVDSFFPSEEKVEKGARKLMNSKKWKNILDNLIDAFNR
- a CDS encoding TonB-dependent receptor gives rise to the protein MKYIIYILLLFVVFSNEAFSHNHTIRGVVRTKNGDGNVIPSATVRIANTTLGTIANSRGEFVLRGIPDGKFKVLVSAIGYEPFSYDINFEHTDGDELEIEVGMVETNLTTPDLVVTATRSEKIYEDVPVKVSVLSSKVLESTSSVSLRDGLSFQPGLRIESNCQNCGTSEVKMNGLGGQYSQILIDSRPVFSSLNAVYGLEQIPSNMIDRIEIVRGGGSALYGGSAIAGVINIITRDPYLNSFEAGFNQSFTNNEKSDNTINLNTSVINDKQNMGVYLFGMNRTREAWDATGDGISDIPELKVTTFGARAFYKPDYQSRIGVQYHIVSDKRRGGNNFELPYHLSDLTEAINHITNAGQISYENFFGNYTKMSTYVSMQSTNRDNYYGANQDPNGYGTTDNSTFITGVQLSQVVPYFLGAEHIITAGYEFKYDNMSDKLSGYNLYLDQITREHGFYVQDDITMTDRISLVLGTRIDRHNFLDNFVVSPRASLLYKPWSTFTLRTSYSTGFRAPQAFNEDLHINLLAGDLQVIRMADDLKTEFSQNVNFSADYSFSIGDVPFAISTDLFYTHLDNVFVLEYVGLTEDNYLLLERRNGNVAEVQGITFELQTSMMNNFSFVAGMTYQQSKFDKSYAWFEEDDVIHTTDKLLKSPNLYGFISASKYFGKSWTLDMSAVISGPMFVPHFAGGITPDGSINTLNRLRETPAFVELNGKVSYIVSSAPFIEIGIGMHNIMNSFQTDKDRGVTRDPYYIYGPVRPRTTYFEMKTKL
- a CDS encoding YifB family Mg chelatase-like AAA ATPase — translated: MYSRLYSSSLIGIKGFVVEIETHLDNQLPAFNVVGLPDSSVKESRERVTAAIKNSDFIFPNKKITVNLAPADVRKEGSAFDLPIALGVLCSTGILEYDNLSEIIFLGELSLEGTLRPIHGTLSIAVEARERGFKRLVITEENAPEAALVDGLEIIAVKNLRQCVDFLNGEIKIETTKVNVDELFSTAKSDEFINMSDVKGQEAVKRALEVSAAGGHNMLMIGPPGSGKTMLAKRITTILPPLSIEESLETTKIHSVAGLLADRNALITMRPFRSPHHTISDAALVGGGMNKIRPGEISLAHHGVLFMDELPEFARNVLEVLRQPIEEKNIVISRTKMTIVYPANFMLICSMNPCPCGNFGDPTKECTCTPQKIKNYLGKISGPLLDRIDIHVEVPGVNYKELSSERVGESSANIRERVIKARDIQIDRFKGTGIFKNADMGTKQLRKFCNLDSASAELLKIAMSRLGLSARAYDRILKVSRTIADLSDSDSIQAMHISEAIQYRSLDREYWR